In Aedes albopictus strain Foshan chromosome 3, AalbF5, whole genome shotgun sequence, the following are encoded in one genomic region:
- the LOC134291222 gene encoding uncharacterized protein LOC134291222, which produces MTRKRRAKAKANYKPINWQSSTYDADESDLEEWFEMPRPLLSTHPNYPLEELELDLEETLHTIREQRTSGVMMPADVIKIKRIIYVFMRDMNIITCDANSRYLPPSATCEYRAPESEPEEEIELIIPSSDSEDFEMSFSEPESDSEDLLQVEMGTKRSPMSRYSSGYFTPDFDTSKSVLQSSKIPRDLPGEAFHSSTSQTSNPESLRKQTRSFKIRKKANLNLRAEPTAKELCSENLLRFLEPIPSLNNPSSGRTPGTLPGTHQKRFSFNRKKIKLRIKVL; this is translated from the coding sequence ATGACTCGCAAGCGGCGAGCAAAGGCTAAAGCCAATTATAAACCAATCAATTGGCAGTCGTCGACGTACGATGCGGACGAGTCGGACTTAGAGGAATGGTTTGAAATGCCTCGTCCGTTGCTCTCGACGCATCCTAACTACCCGCTAGAGGAGTTAGAGCTGGACCTCGAAGAGACTTTGCATACCATTCGGGAGCAAAGGACTTCGGGGGTGATGATGCCAGCAGACGTCATAAAAATTAAAAGAATCATTTACGTGTTTATGCGTGACATGAACATCATCACATGCGATGCAAATTCTCGCTATTTGCCCCCCAGCGCGACATGCGAGTATAGGGCGCCGGAGTCAGAACCAGAGGAAGAGATCGAGTTGATCATCCCTAGTTCTGATTCCGAAGACTTCGAAATGTCCTTCAGCGAGCCCGAATCTGATTCGGAAGACCTGCTTCAGGTAGAAATGGGAACGAAAAGAAGCCCAATGTCACGCTATTCTTCCGGTTATTTTACTCCCGATTTTGACACCAGTAAGTCGGTGCTTCAATCTTCTAAAATTCCCCGAGACTTACCTGGTGAAGCTTTCCATTCTTCAACTTCACAAACTTCGAACCCCGAATCCCTCCGAAAGCAGACCCGGTCGTTCAAGATCCGGAAAAAGGCCAACCTAAACCTTCGAGCGGAACCTACGGCCAAAGAACTGTGCAGCGAAAACCTTCTTCGATTTTTGGAACCCATCCCTTCTTTGAACAATCCCAGTTCCGGACGCACACCTGGAACCTTGCCTGGAACCCACCAGAAAAGATTTTCATTCAATAGAAAAAAGATAAAACTCAGAATTAAAGTTTTATAA